In the Hydractinia symbiolongicarpus strain clone_291-10 chromosome 13, HSymV2.1, whole genome shotgun sequence genome, ggaacttcatttaacagtccgtatgctttgtgaatatctaataccgtttcatataaAGCggtacctatatatatatatgctaacatagagttttttggcataagggtatatatatttatatcgttattagcagcgggttatatatttacaccttatgtgcgatttctatgaagtacaaccctaatctttttagttaaattttagcgtacagccacgtcataaaaaagtgacccgtgatttccgtgtcgtggactcacagttttactcacgcaagggaattaatatataagattacCAGAACAGatgaaaaaatatgaataattgGACACAATAAGTTGTTGAGAAGGagaaaaaaagcttctttttagGTTCAAGCTGTTTTAGAATTTTTGGTGGTGCAAACAAATATGGTTACATTCgacattcacaaaaaaaaatgaatcgcagaaataataaacaaacatgGCGGCAGGAGCTGCTGGGAATGTATAAACTTTGGGAGCAACAACTAAACGCATCATTTAGAAATGGAATTTATAACAACAAACCCGAAACAACACGAACTTCGAACATATCAAGTATAGTTGAAACAACTTCACCTTTCAAAAAGAGTTTGTATTTTGAAGGGCGATCCAATAGTGTTCCTTCACAGATACTTGGAAACGAAATACTTTCGCTGAGTAGGTCATTGAACATAACAAAGAAGTCATACGGGCGACGTGGAtcgcaaaaagtttttttgcgtACATAGCATATCTAAACATAATGTTGTTTTAATGAAAGGTTGAAAATAAAGAATAGATTTATTATATTTGCGGCTTGTATCACCTTGATTTACGCGTCCCTGTAATTTACGCGCAAAGAGAATGCGAAATAGCACGCGCAGTTAACAAGCAACTTATtttgaagtttaaatttttaacgaaAACATGAGTATTGTGGATGCTTTGTTTGCTGATATATAGAAACTCCACAAATAATATCGCACTTTCACATAATCACACTTTCTCGAATTAAATCCAAAAAGCCTTCATATGGACAGGGATTAAGATTTCAAACCGCAATAagatttctttgtttcttttatgaacTGCACATGCGGCATAAAAGTGTACACATTTATTTTCGCAACAAGTAACTAAACGAAGAAACAACTACAGCAGAAAACAACAAACACAGAACACAGCCAATCATTAAGAAAAGGATACTTTTATAAGCGGTCGCAAAACTCTCATTAAGCATCCAGTCGACAATATTTTGAATTTCCTGTCGCAAAGGATTACCAGTACATGTGTAAACGGTTTCTTCCGTAACATTACCGTAACCGATGTGCGTACTCTGAAAAGAACATAAAGAACATAACCAAAGCATATGTATGTTTTGAGCTTCCTCGCCATTTTATATTCTGATTTATCCAGAATCTTTAATTATGATAAATCAAGAATTAAAGGAGTAAATTGTGGAGCTAAGTTAATAAAGCTCGTAACTTTTTTTCCCAGTTTCTACTCTCCCTCTcccgttaataaaaaaatacatacctGTAATATATTTAAAGATCGTCTCATGTCACCTTTCGCGAGTCTAAGCAAAGCTTTCTTTCCATCTTCTGTTATAGAAACACTAAAGCGTAGGAGGgtagaagtaaaaaaaatagattggGGAATAAAGTTGAACGTATTGATTGGAAGTTGATACCAAAACAAACAACAGTTTTCCTTGAtaagtttcaaattttttaaatgatttcgcTAATCAACAcaataaaaaggtttttaattttACACTACAATTAAAATTCTAATGCTGCTTTAGTATATTTAAATTCGTTTCTTTAAATTTACGCTATGGTTCGTGATTCATATTGGTTTTGACACCGACCAGAAGAAACTTCAAAACATCCGATTACTAGTGATCATGACGAATATCAAGACATTGCGGGGTGGCCACAGAAATTATGAAAAAAGTCCATGATTAATTAGTAACAATTTTGCAAAGTTTGCAATGGTATGCAAGCCAATGAAACAGATAACCAAAAAACTATCttatcaaaagtaaaaaaaaaataaaccataGTCTAATGAAGTATTAAAGGTATTAACATACAAAACCTATTATTTTctcatcatttttaaaaaaagcgtttCGCATAACTTTCTTCGGACCAAACTAAATCCTGTGCCACGACTGCTGACTGCCCTATGTGCAACCTACCCTGAGTGTCAAAGAAGCTAAACGAATAGTGAGTGAGTCAAAAAATATCTTACTTTTCTGTGTTGATGACATGTGTTAATCTTGATGACATTTGCTCCGTGTCTAATGGTCCAAATCGAAATCGTGTGCAACGCGACTGTATAGCAGGTATAATTCCAGTCAAATAATTGCAAATCAAACAGAATCTTGTATTCTCTGTGTATTTTTCCATaactaataaaaataagaaaaattatttttaacatttaatttcgatattttttttcGACATTTATTTTCGacatttatttttcaccatttaTTTTCGACATTTATTTTCGACATTAATTTTTGAcattaattttttgacatttattttgacatttttattttcgcCATTTATTTCCGAAATTTAATTTCAACATTTATTTtcgacatttttattttcaacattcATTCTCGACATTTATGGGGTACGAAACATGCAGCCAAAATGATACCGTATACCGCTTAAAATAACAACATTGGTTCGCTTAACAGAAAATGTGATTAAAGTTGTAAACATACTGCAATCAATAAATAACAAGAATGCAAGAATTCAGCGAAATCATAATTAACTTTGATGTTATTTCAAACTAAAAAAAGTTGAATGGCGTAATCTACTGAATGGCGCATATCTAATGAATGGCGTATATCTAATGAATGGCGTATATCTACACCAGGTACACCTCTTATTTCTAAAGAGAAACTGCAAGAACTTATCCAAAAGTATTTTAACAGCTTTCTGACCTACATGCAGGAGTAATTTCATttgacaaaaatataaattttaacaaGATCAATGATGTGAACGACTTACTCAAAAAAGAACAAAACGTAGATAAAATatagatttcaaaaatatttttccaagAATGTTGTAGAAATTTTCCTCTATTTTCGCAACATTCGGAAGGTTTTTTTCAGGAGTATATACCAATTCCAGCAGTTTTAGGGAATTTCAAGCACTACTTGTCACTACAGGTACACTTGAAGCCTAAGCAAAAAGATTTTGTGACATACTGTAATTTAAATGGTTTACTTCATAAACCACAAGAAATAAGAAATTTCTTGTGCTCTATGAAGTAAACCATTGAGAAATTTAGGTATGTAAGAAAATCTTTTTGCATAAGCAATGAAGCATAAAGATGGGACCTGCTTATTTATAGCTTTACAAATAAACAAGCCTGAAAATacctttcttttaattttcctgAATAGGGAATGACCCTTACCTTTAGTTTTGtcacagtttttttaaaagtaaaaacggGAACAATTCATTCtaataatcttttttatatagCTTATAAGGCAacgtttaagtttttaattttagttcattgttttgttattgttttttgcaTAAGCATAATCTAGCCTTATTTTGAATTGCTTAAAAAACAGGAGTCAGAAATAGTCAGTGTATAACCAAGGAAGTTCGACTATATATTGACATGGTCATAATAGTAATACGTAAACATCTTCTCTAttgatttttctgaaattttatgTATTTGAAATCTGTGACTTTTTTGTGATCTGGCAGAAAAGATGTAGAAAGcaataataaaagtttttacaaTGTATATTTGtgtaaaattattgaaaattattttttttccaagcaAACAAAAGAGTATGGTAGCCACTCTGAAAATATTTGTTCAAAAATAACTTAAACATACTTCTTCTGAGAGCATTTTGAGCATCATTTGTCATTGCATCAGCTTCATCAAGAATGACAAGTTTGAACTTTGACCTAAAATAAACTTCACAAAATAATACTCTAATATTTTATCGTTACAGAGTCCTTGCTTACACAGAAGTTAAAAACCTTAAAATCAATATTTGAATACTTGAATATTGTTCTGGTACTTGCAAATCCCAAAATCTGCTCTCGAACAATTCCTATGCCACGGTCATCTGATGCATTTAGctaaaaatcaacaaaagtgTTGCTTTAAAATTAGCACTCCTGCATAAATTCtctaaacattattttttagtGCTACTAATCCAAAACCAGAAAACCCAACATATTTAAAGCtattgcacctacaacaactaCATAAGAACATTTACAGAAGAAAACATGGAAGATGCATTAAATGCATTGTCTTCGCACGTACCTCCTAGTCCAGATTTTTTTCCAGCACTGCTTATATTTAAATGAAAAGATCGTGTTATTATTAGATCATACATCATTTATTAGATcaaattatatttaaataaatatggcAAGAATCGTCTAAACAAGTACACAAATCAAGTTTCCTCTCAATGTATTAGTTACATTGATTCACAAGAATGGAAGCCAAGCTTTAGCTGGTAACATTtcatattattaatatttttgagAAGAAAGGTAAGAAATAGAATCACTAAGAAACACACAACCTATCTAATCAACCTTAGATTTGCCCATTCAATAGGACACAAACCACATcatttacaaaagaaaaaaagtattttaattttgcaaagGCATTCAATGAAGTCCATATTTCAACAGAACTTTAGCAAAAGTAAAAACTTGGCATAGAAAGAAAAATGTTAGGGTGAATAACAGCCGCCATGAAAAACCAAACTCAAATGGCTTGTGTAAATGACAGCATCTCTTCACCAACACCCTATTCTCTTCATCTTCTGCATGCGACATTAAAAAAcagtcgtcatcatcatcaaacTTAAATGGTTTATTTAAATGACAGTGTATCTTCATCAACACAGATTCTGTTAGGTGTTCCACAGGAAGTGTCTTAGACCCTATTCTCTTCATCATTTGCatgtgataataaaaaaaaatattgaagtacATTGCCCCAAAGTTTTACAGTTGTCATAGGTTTCCTTCAATAAATTAATCAACCTAACTGACTCACACAATCTTAAACGTCACTGAATCCAATTATTGTCTAATTAAACATTATCAAACAAAAGTTGAGCTATTgtgaaaaaactaataattaaaGCAATCACATTCATGATGACATATAAACAATGTTATCAAAGAAAGAAAACGTTATCATGCTAGATCCTTCAAGTTTTTTAATCAAGAGAACCAGTCATTATGCTGATGGAAATCACCAGTTAGAGTTACAGTCATCATTGAAATACCTAGTGAAATGGCTTGAAACAGTACCATCAGTACAAACTTTTTTGCACAGAATAAACGGCTCAGATATAACAAATACTGGAATAATTTATAGATGTAATTAGTATACTTCCCacaaagaaaaagagacagatatcatctgaaaaatattagaaagttatgcaccaatttttttcttcatcctGTTTTATGCTACTCTGCAAACTCCCAGCAGTAATGTCATCTGCTAGCAGGAGTCACTTATCTGTTTTTGTTCTTTGGCAAGTACTCAGACTCCTTTAATGCATATTTCCAGAAATCTTAGAGACTTTAACCACATGCACAGTTGTTTGAAATCTATATTGATAACATTCTCTAGACTGTACCTGATGAGCCCTCTTTAATAAGGATGCAAAAAATTTAGACCTGAGCAGCACAAGAAAACATTACCATAAGGTGAATGCTGAGGATGGCAGATGTAAGTAAGCTTACTCAAAAGACTATTAATTATATCAGAAGTAAGTCAGAAACCTACATGCAaaataaacacaataaaaataattgaaGAATACAATGCAGCATTTTCACGTACCTCTAGCACCATGGATTGAAATTCTTTTGCTGCATATAGTTGCTTAGCAACTGCTAGTATTGTTGATGTTTTGCCAGTACCAGGTGGTCCATAAAATAAAAGATGCGGAAGTTTATCTTCAGAGATAAACCGTTGTACTGTAAAAAAGAAATGATTGGCATTAAATTTTTTGTGCTAAAATGTACATGCCATGAACAATCTGATGTAATCAGTGATGTTGTAAATTCTATAAATCCGcattaaatacaaaataactcAAAATAACATATAATTCTCATAGTATtatcttaaaatgtttttaggaggctagaaaaacaaaaatactgtCTTTATCGGATATTTTCAAACTCAGCTGTGCATAAAATGTATAATTTTGAGTAGTGCACACAAGAACAATCAAGATAGTTTCAAGCTCCAAAACTTAACACCATTTTTGCCATCATCACATTCTCTAAAGACAACAAACACATACTTGTGGTTATTATGTCTTTGTGAGAAATTAAATCTTCCAAACATTTTGGTCTGTATTTCTCCAccctatgaaaataaaaatcatatacactgaaatgttttcttaaatttccattaaatttttattatcctTGTGTGATTGTGTTGACAAATTAGTTGGTACAAAACTAACAAAACAAAATCTTACAACGTTTATTACTATATACGTCATTCAAAAACTCTACAAAGTTCAAATATTACTAATTTCAAAACTATTAAAAAACGATCATTAGAGCTTTAGATGATCACCTTGTTTTGTTCTTAACCATTGGCAGAGTAGCCTTAATGCCACTGTTATTTTCCCcagaaataataaaacaggACCTTAAAATgtgattaaaacaaaattaaaatattctttaagcGTTCTGTATAATAGTACCAATGAAATTGTGAAACCTagattataaatttttaatgtaCCTTCGCattgtttaataatatataaattcttactttgcacagtaaacaaaaacagtaaaaattcCTCAACCATCTTGAAGAGGATACATGACTGTTTCTAATTATAATTCAAAGTATTCTTACCATGGCAGTCTTCTGTCTATTTCTGAAATTGGCATTTTTGTGTCTATAAAAATATGTACAATATTAAGCAAGAATAGAATACTAATACTAGACAACTTAAAGACTGCAACGtaattttagcattttttttactttggaacCTGATGTCATTGGGACTCTGTTTTGCCTGTACAGATTTGGGCACAAAAAAACAAGGTGAATATTATCATCTACCATATTTAAGTGATTTTAAGTGGAAACATATTTTTCCTTCTTGtaaattttttgcaattttttaaacataacagGAATAAAATCAGGGCTTAACATTTAAaattagatagatgtgcatattttacatggctagcctcacaaatatcgagggatataccctgtctattatttccagaaggggccatggcttagatggagagtcctagagtatttaatgctcattttgagcgacgcagacccaattagggcccgccctctactagacaactcccggcaacatccaacggcccacacagtgtgccatcttcccaatttccctcacatggcttgggttaacccggggctatggtaacattcactcgcccatgttgaatcgccgtcaagaggaatcgaaccccggtctcccgcacagagtacgggagctataaccactaatctacggcgccatgaTTTAAGACTATGGTAGCACAAAACAgagtcaaagtttaaaattttgttagagTCACAAACTTTTACCTCCTTTTAACATGTTTGTCTTGGATAAATTCTTCTGACTCTCCTAGCAGATATAATatgtgttttttaaactgtATGGCCTAGTCAGCCTATAACATTCTTGTACTAGCTTCTATAAGTCTTTAAATTTGGAGATGAAATACAAAAAGGTATGATTATTATCAAAAGTATCTATTTTAAgatttgagtttcaacattttgaAAGTCTTATTCGACTGGTAAAGTGaatcaaagttgttgttgtttatctaCTTGCTTGAATCTTAAAACCTAAAGACTCTTAGTTTCTATTTCTGTCTAAATAGCTGGCTACGCTTTTCCGGTAATTCATCTTTCGCCTCTTAAcaatttttgctgacgactTTGCTGACGTTCTTTTATAAAGGTCGACATAGTGTCATGTAACACAGTGAATCAATTTAAAACGAAGTTAGACAAATTATGAAAAGTAAAGAccatttatattatattattatgatctggatattactaattttatatattAGATGGGGAGGAGTTTCtttgaagaaaatgaagtagtttctTAATTCTTGGCGTTTGTAGCATGTGCACACAGTTTTTCCCAGTCATCTGCATATAGCAGtgtatttttcttatataaagatttgctacttttttgtctgtttatgattgtttgtgtttgtttgattgttttgcgatcatcattattttttttttttaattgcctttttttaaagttttatttataatctaaagcgaagttaaatattttaccaattatatacattttaaaaactattaaaaattatttatgtcaatactatttatctatttattatgAGCTGACCCTAGAGGTTGTAGTAACCTGAAATTATTGTCAGAATACACTATAGTGTACTATACTTCTGCACAAGACTGTCCATTCCTTCTTGAACTTTTATCTCATAAATTTTTACCTTTGCTGCTGCTTTGGCTATTTCTATCTGTAAAGTCAAATGCTGAGTTGCTaaataaaatctttcttttgataaagaaaaatatgtttgatgttttgtagactttttagacattttgattCTTGATAACTTTACTTAATAAAAAAGCGCTATGTCATACACACAAATACACACAAATACAGAAAGCTCTCTACAatgcaacaaaaaaagtaattgataacagattttaaaaaattgaaacacaATTAAGGTTACTAACAATCATGGCAACAACTGGAACGAGCACTGGTGACAGAACAGAAGTAATTGACACTAACATACAACAAAACGCATGGTTGgttagtttttattaaaatatgaaatattttattcCTGAGTTAAGATTTCTTCCCCAAAAAGTTTTGCATGAAATTTATTTGCTGATTTGCACATTGTCAGCTGCTGATTTGAATTCTGCATAATGGCTGGTGGTGGTTACCAGGTGCTTTCTTTGGCAGCAAACAAGATGCACATTTTAGCCatggttttttaatttttgttaaacaatGCTGAGTTGAGAAGTAGTTCTAGTATAGGGCTTCCGCAACTGGTGTGTATATATCTTCACGTTGGTACAACAGTAAACTGTAGAGAAACTCCACATCATAGTaaacatttaatattttgtagATTTCGATCATGACTATCCTCTAGATATTACATCCCGAAGACAAAGGTTTGAGCTTAAGAAAAGCTTTTTGGAAAATTGAAAACATCCATAACTGTAATCTTGTATACAAAAGGTGTGTAGTATCTAGGATCAATTATATACACAATGTGATGTGATTCTCAAACAAGGCATTGCTTGTCATCAGTACACCAAGATCTCGaacttcctttttttctttgataattGATCTTGAACATATTAGGAAGCTTTTGCATAGTTTCAAGGTATCATCACGAATGTGCCTGCCAACTTTAAATTTCTTGTCTTAAATTTCATGTTAGTTTACTTGTAGTCTTGAGCATCCTGGACATCTGCAACAGCTGactttactttttttagttACTGTGTTTGATATCTTTATCAATATTACTAATAAGGATCAGAAATATCAGTGGTCTTAAGACACTTCCTTGTGGTACACGGGAAAGAACATCTGATTTCTTGCCGTCCACTGCTACCGATTGAGTGTCCCTGACCAAGAAGTTTTTCAACCATTGGAACAGTTTACCAGAAATATCAaggattttaattttattattattattaatcaaCTTTGTTAAAAGCTTTGGCAAAGTCCAGATAAATTACATCCGCATTTTTACCAGATTCCAATATTGTTAAGACTGATTCAAGTCAAGCAATTAGCTCACAAAAGAACAACCAGCATAAAATTTGGGTTAAAAAGATCATTACTCTCGAAAGCAAGGTTACAAGATTATTGTGAAATTTCAATTGACGGCAATTTAATATAGGGAGTGAATGTTACTATAGTCCCCGGTTAGCCCAAGCCGTGccaagggaaattggggagatggcacactgtgtgggctgttggatgttgcagggagttgtctcgGTTGTTCTATTGAATACATAATTTTTGCGAAGTGAACAATTTTCTAGATTATGCAACTAGACATGgcaattgttttgaaaaaaagtctGATTTTAAGCGCTgatttttattctcttttttttatttttattttttttatatattataaccCATAGAAGAGAATATTATTAGACCATATAAAGATTTACTTTTATTAATACTCCTTGGAAATTTAACACATGTCTACAGACAACATGTGTTGATGCTGTTGTTgcttataaacataaaaaaaattatttattcattatgTTAGTGTTTGAAAACTTGTCATCGAATTCGAAGTCGCTAGCTACATTGTGCATTAGTCATAAAATTCCATATGCACTGTTTTTAACTTAAGACAAGGCTAGCAATACACCTGCTTATTTAGATTTGAACAAACAGAAAATTTgtggttttttttaagaataagaaaaaaaggGAAAGCATAGGCACTCTCTTTGTGTCGTACAAgtttatttttacagaaaacttTGTAAGAGCACCACGACGAGCCACAACAGATTTTGTGTGCAAAGTCTAGCTAGCCAAAATAAGAATagttaagattttattttttctgatgaCAATAGGTGGAAAAATGAGCGAATTTCTCAGCGTACATATGACATAAGAAATATCGATGTGGACTGAATGAACTACAAGCTAACtcacaaacacaaaacaacacACAATTGAAATAATGAAGACTGCATTGCCTATTTTGTTGTGATCAATTCCCGCGCGTTTCTCGATTACCAGAAAACATCGAGCTAAGAAGTGCGTTTCTTTACCCTGGCAGCCATACAGCGCGGTTTTTGTTAACTGTCCAAATTAGCAACTCTGAGACAAAAAACGCACTCGTAAATACTACGcagtttttcaa is a window encoding:
- the LOC130623500 gene encoding replication factor C subunit 5-like, which translates into the protein MLKGDTKMPISEIDRRLPWVEKYRPKCLEDLISHKDIITTIQRFISEDKLPHLLFYGPPGTGKTSTILAVAKQLYAAKEFQSMVLELNASDDRGIGIVREQILGFASTRTIFKSKFKLVILDEADAMTNDAQNALRRIMEKYTENTRFCLICNYLTGIIPAIQSRCTRFRFGPLDTEQMSSRLTHVINTENVSITEDGKKALLRLAKGDMRRSLNILQSTHIGYGNVTEETVYTCTGNPLRQEIQNIVDWMLNESFATAYKKITELKTRKGLALQDILSEVHLLVHRIDFPPNVRITLLSKMAEIEYNLSAGTSEKIQMSGLIAAFQCVRDTVAAEA